The Rhizobium viscosum genomic sequence ACAAGTACGACAATGATTTCGGCAATGACTGGCTTAAGACGAATTATGCCGGCTCCGGCGCTTACAAACTGCGTGAGTGGCGCGCCAACGAAGTCGTCGTCATGGAGCGCAACGACAATTATTACGGCGAGAAGGCAAAGCTCAATCGCGTCATCTACCGCTACATGAAGGAAAGCTCGGCTCAGCGCCTGGCGCTTGAGGCCGGCGATATCGATATCGCCCGCAACCTGGAGCCCGGCGATCTCGACGCCGTTTCCAAGAATGCGGATCTGGCGACCACCAACGCGCCGAAAAGCACGGTCTATTACGTCAGCCTCAACAGCAAGAACGAGAACTTGAAGAAGCCTGAGGTCCAGGAAGCCTTCAAGTATCTCGTCGACTATGACGCGATTGGCGCGACCCTCATCAAGGGCATCGGCGAAATCCACCAGACCTTCCTGCCGACCGGCCAGCTCGGTGCGCTGAACGAGAACCCCTACAAGCTCGACGTTGCCAAGGCGAAGGAACTGCTCGCCAAGGCAGGCGTGCCGGACGGTTTCTCGGTCACCATGGATGTTCGCAACACGCAGCCGGTCACCGGCATTGCCGAATCCATGCAGCAGACGCTTGCCCAGGCTGGCGTCAAGATGGAAATCATCCCCGGCGACGGCAAGCAGACGCTGACGAAATATCGCGCGCGTACGCACGACATGTATATCGGCCAGTGGGGCTCCGACTATTTCGACCCGAACTCCAACGCCGATACCTTCACCTCCAACCCGGACAATTCGGATGCCGGTACGGTGAAGACGCTCGCATGGCGCAATACCTGGGAAGCACCCGAACTCGACAAGGTGACGAAGGCTGCCCTGCTCGAACGCGACGCTGCCAAGCGTGCAGCCATGTACGAGGATGTTCAGAAGAAGTTCCTGGCCAACAGCCCCTTCGTCATCATCTTCCAGCAGATCGAAGTGGCCGGCTATCGCAAGAGCCTCAAGGACTTCAAGCTGGGTCCCAGCTTCGACACCAACTATGTAGGCCCGATCTCGAAGTGATGAGCCGGCTAGGCTGATCCAGTGAGTATCGTCGAAACAAGACAGGAGGCGCGGCCCCGCAGGGGCCGTGCACTGTCCTTTGTGAAGGCGCTGGGGCGTTTCCTCTTCGCCGCCGTCACTACCTATCTCGGCCTTCTGGCCGTCACCTTCTTCATCGGCCGCGTCGTGCCGATCGATCCCGTGCTCGCCATTCTTGGCGACCGCGCGCCGACCCATGTCGTGGAGCGCGTACGCCGCGAGATGGGCTTCGATCTGCCTCTCTACGAGCAGTTCTACATCTATCTGAAGGGCATCCTTTCCGGCGATTTCGGCAATTCGGTCCTGACCACAAATCCGGTCATGGTCGATATTCGCCGCGTCTTCCCGGCCACGCTGGAGCTTGCGACTGTCGGCACGATCATCGGATCGGTCATCGGCGTGCCGCTTGGCGTGCTGGCGGCCGTGCGCCGCGGCAGCATTGCCGACCAGATCGTGCGCGTCATCGGACTTGTCGGCTATTCGGTGCCGATCTTCTGGCTGGCGCTGATCTCGCTCGTCGTCTTCTATGCGCAGCTGCGCTGGGTAGCGTTCCCCGGCCGCATCGATATCGTCTACGAATACAGCTTCACACCGGTCACCGGCTTCTATCTCCTCGATAGTGCTTGGCAGGGGCAGTGGGATGTTTTCTATGACGTCTTCCGCCACATCATCCTGCCGGCCTCGCTGCTCGGTTATTTCTCGCTCGCCTATATCAGCCGCATGACCCGCAGCTTCATGCTGAACGAGCTGTCGCAGGAATATGTGGTGGCGGCCCGCGCCAAGGGCCTATCGGAAATGCGGGTGATCTGGGGGCATGCGTTGAGAAATGCAGCGGTGCCGCTCGTGACCGTCATAGCGCTTTCCTATGCAGGCCTTCTCGAGGGTTCGGTGCTGACGGAGACGGTCTTCTCCTGGCCCGGCATCGGCCTCTACATCACCAACTCGCTGCAAAACGCCGACATGAACGCAGTGCTTGGCGGCACGATCGTCATCGGCACGG encodes the following:
- a CDS encoding ABC transporter substrate-binding protein is translated as MMITKLNRSFRLLSAGAALSLLMVAAPAAFAETPKDTLVEGFAIDDIITMDPGEAFELSTAEVTSNTYSLLVRLDMNDTSKIKGDLADSWTVSDDGLTYTFKLKPDLKFASGNPITAEDVAWSFERAVKLDKSPAFILTQFGLTGDNVTEKAKAVDPTTFTFTVDKAYAPSFVLNCLTATVASVVDKKLVMDHVKPVTVDADHKYDNDFGNDWLKTNYAGSGAYKLREWRANEVVVMERNDNYYGEKAKLNRVIYRYMKESSAQRLALEAGDIDIARNLEPGDLDAVSKNADLATTNAPKSTVYYVSLNSKNENLKKPEVQEAFKYLVDYDAIGATLIKGIGEIHQTFLPTGQLGALNENPYKLDVAKAKELLAKAGVPDGFSVTMDVRNTQPVTGIAESMQQTLAQAGVKMEIIPGDGKQTLTKYRARTHDMYIGQWGSDYFDPNSNADTFTSNPDNSDAGTVKTLAWRNTWEAPELDKVTKAALLERDAAKRAAMYEDVQKKFLANSPFVIIFQQIEVAGYRKSLKDFKLGPSFDTNYVGPISK
- a CDS encoding ABC transporter permease, whose translation is MSIVETRQEARPRRGRALSFVKALGRFLFAAVTTYLGLLAVTFFIGRVVPIDPVLAILGDRAPTHVVERVRREMGFDLPLYEQFYIYLKGILSGDFGNSVLTTNPVMVDIRRVFPATLELATVGTIIGSVIGVPLGVLAAVRRGSIADQIVRVIGLVGYSVPIFWLALISLVVFYAQLRWVAFPGRIDIVYEYSFTPVTGFYLLDSAWQGQWDVFYDVFRHIILPASLLGYFSLAYISRMTRSFMLNELSQEYVVAARAKGLSEMRVIWGHALRNAAVPLVTVIALSYAGLLEGSVLTETVFSWPGIGLYITNSLQNADMNAVLGGTIVIGTVFVGINLISDLLYRILDPRTRNR